The proteins below come from a single Nocardioides eburneiflavus genomic window:
- a CDS encoding A/G-specific adenine glycosylase gives MDTPDTRALHDAVLDWYDAHARELPWRGDHATPWSVMVSEFMLQQTPVARVLPVHAAWLERWPAPADLAADTTGEAVRMWGRLGYPRRALRLHAAAAAIVERHDGEVPRSYAELLALPGVGDYTASAVASFAFGQRHVVLDTNVRRVLVRAVSGRELPAPAVTRAERDVATALLPDDEATAATWAVATMELGALVCTARQPGCKACPIAKNCRWRAAGFPAYDGPLRRAQAWDGTDRQCRGRIMALAREGDSVSAAQVEAAWPIADQRERCLDGLVADGLLTQITPGRWALPG, from the coding sequence ATGGACACCCCCGACACCCGTGCACTGCACGACGCCGTGCTCGACTGGTACGACGCCCACGCGCGCGAGCTCCCGTGGCGCGGGGACCACGCGACGCCCTGGTCGGTGATGGTCAGCGAGTTCATGCTCCAGCAGACCCCGGTCGCGCGGGTGCTCCCGGTGCACGCGGCCTGGTTGGAGCGCTGGCCGGCACCCGCCGACCTGGCCGCGGACACGACGGGCGAGGCCGTACGCATGTGGGGCCGGCTGGGCTACCCGCGCCGCGCCCTGCGGCTGCACGCCGCCGCCGCCGCGATCGTCGAGCGTCACGACGGTGAGGTGCCCCGCTCGTACGCCGAGCTGCTCGCGCTGCCCGGCGTCGGCGACTACACCGCCTCCGCCGTCGCCAGCTTCGCCTTCGGGCAGCGGCACGTGGTCCTCGACACCAACGTCCGCCGCGTCCTGGTGCGCGCGGTCTCCGGACGCGAGCTCCCGGCGCCGGCCGTCACCCGCGCCGAGCGTGACGTCGCGACCGCGCTGCTCCCCGACGACGAGGCCACTGCAGCCACCTGGGCCGTCGCGACGATGGAGCTCGGCGCGCTCGTGTGCACCGCGCGCCAGCCGGGGTGCAAGGCCTGCCCCATCGCGAAGAACTGCCGGTGGCGGGCGGCGGGCTTCCCGGCGTACGACGGGCCGCTCCGTCGCGCCCAGGCGTGGGACGGCACCGACCGGCAGTGCCGCGGCCGCATCATGGCGCTGGCGCGCGAGGGCGACTCAGTCTCGGCGGCGCAGGTGGAGGCGGCGTGGCCGATCGCCGACCAGCGCGAGCGGTGCCTGGACGGGCTCGTCGCCGACGGCCTCCTGACGCAGATCACCCCGGGGCGCTGGGCGCTCCCGGGGTGA